One stretch of Oncorhynchus keta strain PuntledgeMale-10-30-2019 chromosome 16, Oket_V2, whole genome shotgun sequence DNA includes these proteins:
- the LOC127907991 gene encoding polyunsaturated fatty acid lipoxygenase ALOX15B-like — translation MVEFLKNAMASLTYSSLCMPEDITARGLESIPNFFYREDGLRLWDIVHRFVHNVIGHYCTCDSDVQKDTELQNWIEDIFFYGFMAETCTGYTFLIQMTQSALQMATALWSKLVHYLGKRVQFDRLHF, via the exons ATGGTGGAGTTCCTGAAGAATGCGATGGCCTCATTGACCTACAGCTCCCTCTGTATGCCGGAGGACATCACTGCACGTGGTCTGGAGTCAATCCCCAACTTCTTCTACAGGGAAGATGGACTCAGGCTGTGGGACATCGTCCACAG GTTTGTTCACAATGTGATTGGTCACTACTGCACCTGTGACTCAGATGTCCAGAAGGACACTGAACTGCAGAACTGGATAGAGGATATCTTCTTCTATGGGTTCATGGCAGAAACCTGCACAGGTTACACTTTTCTCATTCAAATGACACAATCTGCGTTACAAATGGCAACAGctctctggtcaaaactagtgcactatttagggaaaaGGGTTCAATTTGATAGACTACACTTTTAA